A region of Ochotona princeps isolate mOchPri1 chromosome 2, mOchPri1.hap1, whole genome shotgun sequence DNA encodes the following proteins:
- the LOC131479619 gene encoding parafibromin-like — MADVLSVLRQYTIQKKEIVVKGDEVIFGEFSWPKNVKTNYVVWAAEKKDQPREYYTLECILFLLRNVHLSHPVYVRRAAAENIPVVKRPDRKDLLGYLNGEASTCASIDRSLPLELGLQRSARVKRAADEVLAEAKKPRLENEECIRLDRERLAARLEGHKEEVVQTERIRSLSEDMTVEKIAAIKAKIMAKKRATIKTDLNDALTALKPRSFVDAEVDVTREIVSRERVWRTRNTILQSTGKTFAKDIFAILQSVEDREEGRAPERRRPAPNAAPVDPTVRLKQPILAAYDRYDQERFKGKETEGFKIDTKGTYHGMPLKLLTEGASAHKTQTPAAQPVPRPLSQAKPPTNQKKASQTPIIIIPAATTSLITMLNVEDLLQDFKFVSSDEKKKQGCQREHETLIQRRKEQMQPGGTVSSVTVPYKVLDQPLKLMPQDWDRVVAVFVQGPAWQFKGWPWLLPDGSPVDIFARIKAFHLKYEETRLDPNVQKWDVTVLELSHHKRHLDRLIFLRFWDTLDRYMVSHKSHLRF; from the coding sequence ATGGCGGACGTTCTCAGCGTCTTGAGACAGTACACCATCCAAAAGAAGGAGATCGTGGTCAAGGGGGACGAAGTCATCTTTGGGGAGTTCTCCTGGCCAAAGAATGTCAAGACCAACTATGTGGTGTGGGCGGCTGAGAAGAAAGACCAGCCGAGGGAGTACTACACGCTGGAATGCATCCTGTTCCTGCTGAGAAACGTGCACCTTTCTCATCCCGTTTATGTCCGCCGTGCAGCTGCTGAAAATATTCCTGTGGTTAAAAGACCGGACCGCAAAGATCTGCTTGGCTATCTCAACGGGGAAGCATCAACGTGCGCAAGTATTGACAGAAGCCTCCCCCTGGAGCTAGGTCTTCAGCGATCTGCTCGAGTCAAAAGAGCTGCAGATGAAGTTCTAGCAGAAGCCAAGAAACCGCGCCTTGAGAATGAAGAATGCATACGTCTGGATAGAGAGAGACTGGCTGCTCGTTTGGAGGGCCATAAGGAAGAGGTCGTACAGACTGAGCGGATTAGGTCTTTGTCTGAAGACATGACGGTGGAAAAAATTGctgcaatcaaagccaaaattatGGCTAAGAAACGAGCTACTATCAAGACCGACCTGAATGATGCTCTCACTGCCCTTAAGCCGAGGAGCTTTGTAGATGCTGAGGTAGATGTGACCCGAGAGATTGTCAGCAGGGAGAGAGTGTGGAGGACACGCAACACGATCTTACAGAGCACAGGAAAGACTTTTGCAAAGGATATTTTTGCAATTCTGCAGTCTGTGGAGGACCGAGAAGAAGGGCGGGCACCTGAACGCCGGCGACCAGCTCCAAATGCAGCCCCAGTGGATCCCACAGTGCGTTTGAAACAGCCTATCCTGGCCGCATACGACAGATACGATCAGGAGAGGTTCAAAGGAAAAGAAACGGAAGGCTTCAAAATCGACACTAAGGGCACCTACCACGGTATGCCACTGAAACTGTTAACGGAGGGTGCATCTGCCCACAAGACTCAGACACCTGCAGCACAGCCAGTACCAAGACCGCTTTCACAAGCAAAACCTCCCACGAATCAGAAGAAAGCTTCTCAAACTCCCATCATCATAATTCCTGCAGCTACCACGTCTTTGATAACCATGCTCAATGTAGAAGACCTTCTACAGGATTTCAAATTTGTCTCATCCGATGAAAAGAAGAAGCAGGGTTGTCAACGAGAACATGAAACTctaatacagagaaggaaagagcaaaTGCAACCAGGTGGCACTGTAAGTAGTGTCACAGTACCTTACAAAGTACTAGATCAGCCCCTTAAACTTATGCCTCAAGATTGGGACCGGGTTGTGGCAGTGTTTGTGCAAGGTCCCGCTTGGCAGTTCAAAGGGTGGCCGTGGCTTTTGCCTGATGGATCACCAGTTGACATATTTGCCAGAATCAAAGCCTTCCATCTCAAGTATGAAGAAACTCGTCTAGATCCAAATGTTCAGAAATGGGACGTGACAGTGCTAGAACTCAGCCACCATAAACGGCATTTGGATAGACTAATTTTCTTGAGGTTCTGGGACACACTGGATAGATACATGGTGAGCCATAAATCTCACTTGAGATTCTGA